Proteins encoded by one window of Syntrophales bacterium:
- a CDS encoding DegT/DnrJ/EryC1/StrS family aminotransferase, translating to MPGMELIGQEEIKEIMEVMETGVLMRYGFEKERKGIFKVRQFEEEFCRYMGCKYALGVTSGTAALKVALTALDVGPGDEVICPAFTFVATYEAVLEVGAIPVMADIDDTLCLDPDEILRKITPYTKAVIPVHMCGASADIKRIVDVAKRLYLYVLEDNAQAAGGSFEGKKLGTFGDMGIFSFDSFKTITTGEGGMVITDDETLYKRADWYHDHGHDHDPRVSRAQEKHPILGFNFRMNELQGALGLAQLRKLDTIIATQRRNKAILKEIFSNIKGVGFRRLADPEGDTATHLAFNLPDATSAERLQSTLKEHGVETIIFKKNNWHYVPNWDHLLSWATANSKKYPFTDPSYRGRVEYSIRDIPKAEDLLGRTLFLPIPLKLTEERIEQIQKAVNKASLEI from the coding sequence ATGCCTGGAATGGAACTCATTGGCCAAGAAGAAATCAAAGAAATTATGGAAGTTATGGAAACGGGTGTACTTATGCGCTACGGTTTCGAGAAGGAGCGAAAAGGTATATTCAAGGTCCGACAGTTCGAGGAAGAATTCTGCCGCTATATGGGCTGCAAATATGCTTTAGGAGTCACATCTGGCACAGCAGCCTTAAAAGTTGCCCTCACTGCTCTAGATGTGGGACCCGGTGATGAGGTCATATGCCCTGCTTTTACCTTCGTGGCTACATATGAGGCGGTTCTCGAGGTAGGGGCTATTCCCGTGATGGCCGATATTGATGATACGCTGTGTCTCGACCCCGATGAGATCCTCCGGAAGATAACCCCTTACACAAAAGCCGTTATACCCGTCCACATGTGTGGCGCTTCTGCGGACATAAAGCGCATTGTGGACGTAGCAAAAAGACTGTACCTCTACGTGCTCGAGGACAATGCTCAGGCTGCGGGGGGGAGCTTCGAAGGCAAAAAATTGGGCACTTTTGGGGATATGGGAATTTTCAGTTTTGACTCATTCAAAACCATCACCACTGGTGAAGGGGGCATGGTCATTACAGACGACGAAACACTGTACAAAAGGGCAGACTGGTACCACGACCACGGCCATGACCATGATCCGCGGGTAAGTAGGGCCCAAGAAAAACACCCTATATTGGGATTCAACTTTAGAATGAACGAGCTGCAGGGTGCTCTAGGTCTCGCTCAGCTTAGAAAACTGGATACTATCATAGCTACACAGCGGCGCAACAAAGCCATCTTAAAGGAGATATTTTCAAATATAAAAGGAGTGGGCTTCCGTCGCCTCGCCGATCCTGAGGGAGATACTGCAACACATCTGGCATTCAATCTGCCTGACGCTACATCAGCGGAACGTCTACAAAGTACACTCAAAGAACACGGAGTAGAAACGATAATCTTCAAGAAAAACAACTGGCATTACGTTCCAAACTGGGATCATCTACTTTCGTGGGCAACTGCAAATTCCAAAAAATACCCCTTTACAGATCCTTCCTATCGCGGTCGAGTGGAGTACAGCATAAGGGACATTCCTAAAGCAGAAGATCTTCTCGGTAGAACACTGTTTCTCCCCATTCCTTTAAAACTCACTGAAGAAAGAATCGAACAGATACAAAAAGCAGTAAACAAAGCATCTTTGGAGATCTAA
- the rfaD gene encoding ADP-glyceromanno-heptose 6-epimerase yields MIVVTGGAGFIGSALLWKLNSEGIENIIIIDRLGTSEKWKNIVKRRFVDYIHKDDFIRMIYNDQVPFTVRAIVHLGACSSTTERDADYLWRNNYLYSCRICEWAVQNGIPFIYASSAATYGDGTFGFSDDDNITIQLKPVNMYGYSKQLFDLWILKRSLQNFVVGLKFFNVFGPNEYHKGEMRSMVHKAFEQITKEGKVRLFKSYRVGYGNGEQKRDFIYVKDCVEVIWWFLQNREIKGIFNVGTGKARTWNDLAKAVFSSMGLPVNIEYIDMPPALEKQYQYFTEANMSKLINAGFHINFHSLEDAINDYVKGYLMGNDPYL; encoded by the coding sequence ATGATTGTCGTAACAGGGGGGGCAGGTTTTATCGGCAGTGCTTTACTGTGGAAACTGAATAGTGAAGGCATTGAGAACATCATTATAATAGATCGCCTCGGCACTTCAGAAAAGTGGAAAAACATCGTCAAACGTCGCTTCGTTGACTACATTCACAAAGACGATTTCATACGCATGATATACAACGACCAGGTTCCATTCACCGTCAGAGCCATCGTGCATCTGGGAGCCTGCTCATCTACGACAGAAAGAGATGCAGACTACCTCTGGCGGAACAATTATCTGTACTCTTGCCGTATATGCGAGTGGGCGGTCCAAAACGGCATACCATTTATATATGCTAGTTCTGCCGCGACATACGGCGATGGTACCTTTGGATTCTCTGACGATGATAACATAACAATACAACTCAAACCCGTGAACATGTACGGATACTCAAAACAACTCTTCGATCTCTGGATCCTAAAGCGAAGCCTGCAAAATTTCGTAGTTGGACTAAAGTTCTTCAACGTATTTGGCCCCAATGAATACCACAAGGGCGAAATGCGTTCCATGGTCCATAAGGCATTCGAACAAATAACAAAAGAAGGGAAGGTTCGCCTCTTTAAATCCTACAGGGTGGGATACGGCAACGGTGAACAAAAGAGGGATTTTATTTACGTAAAGGACTGCGTGGAGGTCATATGGTGGTTTTTGCAAAACAGGGAGATTAAAGGCATCTTTAACGTTGGAACAGGAAAGGCAAGAACATGGAACGACCTGGCAAAAGCGGTGTTCAGCAGTATGGGTTTGCCTGTGAACATCGAATACATAGATATGCCTCCCGCTTTGGAAAAACAGTATCAGTACTTCACAGAAGCAAATATGAGCAAGCTTATAAATGCCGGATTTCACATAAACTTCCACAGTTTGGAAGACGCCATAAATGACTACGTAAAGGGTTACCTAATGGGCAATGATCCCTATCTGTGA
- the kdsB gene encoding 3-deoxy-manno-octulosonate cytidylyltransferase yields the protein MKKVAVIPSRLASTRFPGKPLALLKGKPIIQHVYERATSSPLIDYTVVATDSKEIFETVRRFGGEVVMTATDHRSGTDRVNEAATILNLSDYDIVVNIQGDQPTFEPKHIEEVVMPLMEDDKLLMTTLVYKITNKEDVENPNIVKAVLTNRNFALYFSRSPIPYIREKNLPYNYYKHHGIYAYRRYFLRIFSNLPTGVLERLESLEQLRALEYGYPIKVVESAYDSIEIDTKEDLERLSYILENS from the coding sequence ATGAAAAAAGTCGCTGTAATACCTTCCCGTTTGGCATCTACCCGATTTCCCGGTAAACCCCTTGCTCTGTTAAAAGGGAAACCTATAATACAACATGTGTACGAGAGGGCCACAAGTTCACCACTTATAGATTACACAGTGGTAGCCACCGATAGCAAAGAGATCTTTGAAACGGTTAGGAGGTTCGGTGGAGAAGTGGTTATGACAGCAACCGATCATCGCTCCGGTACTGACAGAGTAAATGAAGCTGCCACCATACTTAATCTATCTGATTACGATATCGTAGTGAATATCCAGGGTGATCAACCAACGTTCGAACCAAAACATATAGAAGAAGTTGTGATGCCTCTTATGGAAGACGATAAGTTACTCATGACAACCCTAGTTTACAAGATCACAAACAAAGAAGATGTAGAAAACCCTAATATCGTTAAAGCGGTCCTTACAAACAGAAATTTTGCCCTGTACTTCAGTAGATCCCCTATACCGTACATCCGCGAAAAAAATCTCCCGTACAACTATTACAAACATCATGGAATCTACGCTTACAGGCGCTATTTTCTGAGAATCTTTTCAAATTTACCCACAGGTGTTTTAGAAAGACTAGAATCATTAGAACAGTTGAGAGCCCTTGAATACGGATATCCCATAAAAGTTGTAGAATCAGCGTATGACTCCATCGAGATTGACACTAAAGAAGACCTGGAAAGGCTAAGCTACATCCTAGAAAACTCGTGA
- the rsmG gene encoding 16S rRNA (guanine(527)-N(7))-methyltransferase RsmG, with translation MNKFNVPNNLMENTLNRAFTHALKTIDIEIQKEELSLFAKYYELLIKWNEKMNLISYKTPDEIILIHFVDCIIPLTYLDRKPQKILDIGSGQGLPAIPMKILRKNWSFTLLESSRKKVSFLTEVIRILDLNAIVVIRERAETMLKDPTMKDHYDGITSRATFKLPLYVGIAEYFVRKGGWILAMKGNLKGDELEETKKTLEKTNIYIEKTLTYNHPVTGSNRALLLLKKQ, from the coding sequence GTGAACAAATTTAACGTTCCAAATAACTTAATGGAAAATACCCTTAACCGAGCATTCACCCATGCACTGAAAACAATTGACATAGAGATACAAAAAGAAGAACTTTCCCTTTTCGCGAAGTACTACGAGCTGCTCATAAAGTGGAACGAAAAAATGAACCTAATCTCATACAAAACACCCGACGAGATAATCCTTATTCATTTTGTTGATTGCATCATCCCTCTTACATACCTGGATCGCAAACCTCAAAAAATTTTAGACATAGGATCAGGCCAAGGTCTTCCTGCCATCCCAATGAAGATACTGCGTAAGAACTGGTCATTCACCCTACTTGAGTCCTCGAGAAAAAAGGTGTCTTTCCTGACGGAAGTAATAAGAATTTTGGATCTCAATGCCATTGTCGTAATCAGGGAAAGAGCAGAAACAATGTTAAAAGACCCGACCATGAAAGATCATTACGATGGCATTACCTCTCGGGCTACATTTAAACTCCCCCTATACGTTGGGATAGCCGAGTACTTTGTACGTAAAGGCGGGTGGATTTTGGCCATGAAGGGAAACCTAAAGGGTGATGAATTGGAAGAAACAAAAAAAACTCTAGAAAAAACAAATATTTACATAGAAAAAACCCTCACATACAACCACCCTGTGACTGGGTCAAACCGTGCACTGCTTTTATTAAAAAAGCAATAA
- a CDS encoding AAA family ATPase — MKGTIAIANQKGGVGKTTTAINLAACIASTERKTLLIDCDAQGNATTGLGVEKSVVEKKNLYHALIGEASLEDVIIPTCVPHLSLVPADRNLIGVEVEFVSLEDRECKLRKILQDVISLYDFIFIDCPPSLGFLTVNALVAADHYIVPLQCEYFAMEGLVHLLNTVRLVRTRLNPKLNLAGILLTMFDSRNLLSHKVSTEVRRYFGEQVFKTVIPRNVRLSECPSHGLPIILYDIRSRGAIAYMELAQEILSKNGRLK; from the coding sequence ATGAAGGGAACTATTGCTATAGCCAACCAGAAGGGCGGCGTGGGTAAAACAACAACAGCAATAAACTTGGCGGCTTGTATTGCATCTACTGAGAGGAAAACTCTACTCATAGATTGCGACGCCCAGGGTAATGCCACAACTGGTCTGGGTGTGGAGAAAAGCGTTGTTGAAAAAAAGAATCTTTACCACGCCCTTATAGGCGAGGCGTCACTGGAAGATGTTATTATACCTACATGTGTCCCACACCTCTCCCTCGTGCCGGCTGACAGGAACCTCATAGGAGTGGAAGTGGAATTCGTATCCCTGGAAGATAGAGAGTGTAAATTGAGAAAAATTTTACAAGATGTGATCTCTCTTTACGACTTTATCTTTATCGATTGTCCACCCTCATTGGGTTTTTTAACAGTAAATGCTCTGGTGGCAGCTGATCACTATATTGTACCTTTACAATGTGAGTATTTTGCAATGGAAGGTTTAGTTCATCTTCTGAACACAGTTAGACTGGTACGCACGCGTCTCAACCCTAAATTGAACCTAGCGGGAATTCTACTCACGATGTTCGACTCCCGGAACCTTCTATCGCATAAGGTTAGTACAGAAGTGCGCCGCTACTTTGGTGAGCAAGTATTCAAAACTGTGATACCGAGGAATGTAAGACTGTCGGAGTGCCCAAGTCACGGTTTACCGATCATACTCTACGATATCCGATCCCGGGGTGCTATTGCCTATATGGAACTCGCACAAGAAATACTAAGCAAAAACGGGAGGTTGAAATGA
- a CDS encoding ParB/RepB/Spo0J family partition protein, translating into MKSRAALGRGLSALFPDLERDTVIKNTPIICGIEELTPNPFQSRKTFRKNEIRELADSIRKNGIIQPIVVRKREKGYEIIAGERRWRAAQEVGLKEVPVIIREATDSEVAVLSLVENLQREALNPIEEAEALLQLHRVFGLSHEEIAQIVGKDRSTVANTLRLVKLPEDVKSILLEGKITSGHARTILSLEDPNDQINLAHMIVERSLSVRECERLIHVWKKKREKTSKKKDPYDDNLEKRLSEHLKTRVKVVRKKRGGCIEILYSSEEDLMRLADILLFPETKKK; encoded by the coding sequence ATGAAATCCAGGGCGGCTCTTGGGAGAGGTTTAAGCGCCCTTTTTCCAGATTTAGAGAGAGATACTGTAATAAAAAACACCCCTATAATATGCGGTATCGAAGAACTAACCCCCAATCCCTTCCAATCTAGAAAGACCTTCCGCAAAAACGAGATTAGGGAACTCGCAGATTCAATTAGAAAAAACGGAATCATCCAGCCGATTGTTGTGCGGAAAAGGGAGAAGGGATACGAAATAATAGCAGGGGAAAGGAGATGGAGAGCAGCGCAGGAGGTAGGTTTAAAGGAAGTCCCTGTTATTATAAGAGAAGCTACGGATAGTGAAGTAGCTGTTCTCTCTCTAGTTGAGAATCTACAAAGGGAGGCCCTAAATCCCATTGAAGAAGCGGAGGCCCTACTGCAACTGCACAGGGTTTTTGGTTTATCACACGAGGAGATCGCCCAAATTGTAGGCAAAGATCGCTCAACAGTTGCCAACACGTTACGCCTTGTGAAACTACCTGAGGATGTAAAAAGCATCCTCTTGGAAGGAAAAATAACAAGTGGACATGCCCGAACAATCCTCTCCCTTGAAGATCCCAACGACCAAATTAATCTAGCCCATATGATCGTCGAACGATCCCTGAGTGTTAGGGAATGTGAGCGTCTAATACATGTATGGAAAAAAAAGAGAGAAAAAACTTCTAAAAAGAAAGACCCATATGATGATAATTTGGAAAAGAGACTATCGGAACATTTGAAAACAAGGGTAAAGGTTGTTAGAAAAAAAAGAGGAGGATGTATAGAGATCCTTTATTCATCGGAGGAAGATCTGATGCGTTTGGCAGACATACTCCTATTTCCAGAGACAAAAAAGAAATAG